Below is a window of Pagrus major chromosome 21, Pma_NU_1.0 DNA.
GTAAAGGGCCTCGGCCGCCAGCACGCGCACCCTCAGCCGGGCCGCCTCCGGGTCGTAGTGAGTGCTCAGCCTCAGCGTCCCCCCCTTGTGGAGGTTGATGGTGTGCTCACGCTGCAGGACGTCCGAAGCTGCTCCCCGCGAGCCGCTGCTTTTGCACCCTCTGAAGGCAGGGGACGGGGGGCAGCGGTTGCGGCGGCGCTGCATGTTGGGGCTGttgtctgctgagctgcagtcATCAGTGGAGAGAGAGCTGTGGCGTGCCAGGGAGCGCTTGGCACGAGACACCTtcagggggagagaaaaagcaCCGGGTGAACAcacagggagaagaaaaaaccCTCAGTTTCATTAACAACAACATCTGTTGATCATTCTCTCGATTCATTGATTGTTtggtcagaaaattgtgaacaCATTTTCCAAAGTTGTtctgtttactgtcacagagtaaagaaaccagaagacATTCACATCTGAGAGGCTGGAATCAGAGACTTTTTTCTTGTGACGATTAAATGATTATCAAAGTAGTCTACGGTTAAAGTAAGAAACAGCTGTCACCTTGgcctgtgtctgctgtgtgatggAGCGTAGGAGGGAAGCAGAgcgggagaggagaggggagttAAATGGGGATGAGTCTGCTGAGGAGCAGGTGTCGCTCTCTCCGCCGCTGAAGTACCGGTAGGGGTTGGGGTCCGCTGGAGCCAGGAGAGTCCCCCCTTGGGAGCGCCTCTGGGAGTTGGGCGAGGTGAAAGGGCTGTTGGGGTCGCTGTGGAAGAGGCTCTCCTTGCGTCGGGTGTGAGGAGACTCCACCAGGGTGGAGAACCCGTAGGAGGTCTGAGCCTTGGGGACGTAGGGCAGAGACATCGCAGTCTGTGACTGTGGGTCTGCGTTGGTGTTGACATCAGTGCTGACCCTGTCCACAGATGCTGGCTCGTCGGCGCTCTCTATCTGGATGATGTGACGGTTGGCCGACTTCTGGAGGTTGCGGGTGTCTCCCACCATGCGGGAGAAGAGGCGAGGGCTGCAGGGGTTCTTGCTGCTCCGTGCTCTGGGGCTCTGGCTGCAGATGGCGTGGTCAGAGGAGGAGGGTCGCAGCGTAGAGAGGTGCTGAGGCTCAGGGGTGAGGGACTCCTCCGGAGGGCAGCAGATCAGTTTCGGGGGGATGAAGAAATCTGGGATCTTGTCCGGAGTGAGGACGTTGGCGTAAACAGAGACAGGAATGGCCTCTGTTGTCTGCGGGGGCTGGGATTTTGTCCCACTGCTCTCCACAGAGCTACGGAGCTTCTCCAGGAGCCACATGCCCACTCAGACGCCTCAGCTCACAGCTTCTCTGTTAACAGGAAAGTGATgcgtgaggaggagagagcaaacaaacagacatgtgaACAGAATCACATCTCTTTGTTGAGGTTTACTAAACATTTTCCCTGAATAACAAAAGACTCCATGTGTGTCACTGTCATCCTCAGTGGAAACCAGATCTCTTTAACCAATTAGTGAAGGAGAGCAATGAAGGCTACAAGCCAAGACGCAAAGGACACATTTCTCacacaattcaaacattaaAAGAGTGTCTGAAGTATCCGGAAAtagattttcaaattaaatgtgaaatcACTGTGCAAACAAagtgacataaaaaaataaaataaataaccttatagcctctttctcctctctaaACGAGCGCTATTGAGATTCGTATCACCTCATACAAACTCAGCGTCTTTAACAAATCAAACTGCTGcgtttttttcttcaaaataaaaccactttAACTCGTTGGAGTTGTCATTACGCACTCCAATCCTTAAAACACGAGGAAAGGCGAGTCTAAATAACTTTTCCGCCCCGAGCAAAGCCCCATTAAGTGCACATGTAACaccaaaacataaacaaacctGTTGGTCGTGCAactcttttccctttttccttcGAAAAAATGGATCGCCGGCGCGCTCTCGTCCGCAGCCTCTCCAAGCGCTCCGTGCGTAAAACGGTATTTTCCCGTTCAGCTCAAGTCCAAGCGCGATTCCAAAACGCCTGCCAGCGGTTTAAAGGCAGCTACATGAGGTACTCCCGCTTTATATGACGGGGGTCTCCGACTTCTGAGCCAATGAGAAGGTTGTGGAAGCCTCCCATGATATTTACCATAAAACCCTTCCCTgcgggtgggggggtgggggcagTCTAATTTAAAGGCTGTTGCTTCATCAGCCACAAAGTGTTGCACATTATCTCACAGCTCATTGATTTTTCTTAAAGAGAGTGACACAGGGATTTCATTGAGCGTACACGTGAGATCCACCCTCTCATGTATTGTTGTCACACAGTTCCTCTCTGCCTTTAATACAGACGTCCTAAATTGGACTTCCTGTTGGGAATCTGGTGATGATGTGGAGTGACAACATGTGGTGTTTACATCCTCAGGCTCCACTCATTTAGCCATGAGAAAGTTGAGATGATTGTGTACATGCGGTGGTCAAATCAAGTAAACACACCAcgacagagaaacagaagttTTATCACATTGATTTTTGCTTTCAAACTTTTTTAGTGCTGCATCAGATGAGCCTATAAATCATCACAGCTTGAAGTTTTCAGAAGAGCCTGTTGTCAAGTCCCCACACTTGCTTCCAGCACTTTTTCTGGCGTTTATCCATTAATCCTCTCCTGGCTGTGTCGCTGACTTTGATGTATTGCTGGGATGTGCCCCTCGTAGAGACTCTCTGCTGGTTGCTTTACCCAAAACTCTGACAAAGACCTGCGGTGATGCTGCCTGATGTAGTGTTGGACCCAGTCACTGGAACCGTCCCCCTGCCCATCTCAGTACAGCAAGACCAAATGAGGTGTTGTGCggtcagtgatggaatgtaactataAGCAGGTATATGTGTTTACTGGTGTACTTCTCCTGTGGGCTCCCATAAGTGGAGGATGCTGTATATAGTAAGACAGGATTGTTGTAATATGAAATATGTCTGTATGGAAGTTAAAACTGTTGTGCTTATATCTGCTTCCAGCTACATTGTAGTGCGTTATATACAAATTATTAAAGAGaccttttatgcttttttgtcGAATTATGCttaaaggtcaaagtccgcaccaacagaagctcctctctccaacagaaaacactgctcctgaaatgcctcgtcagtagtcccgcctttaattctgtgactttgtgacatcacgctatgtcacaatgtcacacatttgcataatttatgcccaGTGACTAGTTTGGCTTGTaaaaattgatttagcacagctgctctgctgttgtatatggtgctggctcaggtgtgcgtgagctgaccaatcagagcaggctggGTATTCAGGGGGaggagccttaaagagacaggagcgaAAACAGAGCAGTATGGaaagtatgagaaaactgatgtgtttttgagcattaaagcatgtcaacctattctagtagtaacccaaaataaaatgatgaacctgaaaataagcagaatatgtctcctttaaatcatGGTTTACTACCATTGAATGCTTAATAGGGGGATAAAATGTTACCTGATATTTAAAGGTGTTTGCCTTGATGATCATCACTTTGAGCTGCATCTCTTGTGTGAAAAAAGACCTGACAGTcgctattttttaaaagtttttaaaacaacacTACGCAGCCAAAATATGATGTGCCTGGATGGCAGATTTTAGCACAAAAACTGCCAAATTACATAATGTGGTAACGGGGGAAGtctaaaaaatttttttaaaaaaaatcctgatcacacactgaaacagcaCACATGCGTAACACTTTCCTAACAGAACAGCctttccattcattttaatgcaaTGCCAGTTCAAATAGAAAGCACAATGTCGTGTGAGGACATGAAACCTGAGCAAAGTTAAGTGATAACGATGTCTGAGAAAGCCAAAGAATGCTTCAACCCACAGTGTCTTTTGCCAGGTGTTAAACATGGAGGTGGATCTGTCATGTTATGAGCAGCCATCTCGTAGGAGTCATTTGGAGCAATCAGTATTCTGcagggttttttaaaaaacggaCCACACATTTGAGGCCATTTTATAGGATCGGTTGCTGGAaataatagataataataactttatttatgtagcatCTGTCTTTACAATGTCACATTGTGTTTAACAAGATTAAATAAACAGACAAGGcacataaaataagaaaaaaaataattataaagagtataaaaacattatgaatGAAGAGAGTGTGGGGGGAAAACACAAGTGTGGGATGATTAACAAATGAAACGCAGGTGCTcacagaaaagagacaaagacaggaagtggaaagtcacaacaagacacatgagaatacaaaacaaaataactaaaccaaaaaccaaaaccatgacactTACATTACTGGTTAATCTGTGCTGAACAGTTTCGAACTGGCACTGCACTACTCCTGTCAAATAAAAGACTCATTAAAGGACCCATCTGTATACATTTCAATTAGGAGAGACTTATTGCGAGGGAAAGTATTTATTGACGTGCACAATAAAGAGGAGAAACGCAACCAATCTTATGGACCCCGTCATGAGGCCATTGTATTTTAGGGGTGATATGAGGGCGTACATGGCAGAGGATACCCACCTGATGGAGTCGAGACACCGGTGGCGATGCTGGTGATCGGATGAAAGGAACTGCTTAGAAACACACTAATTGTCTGTCTGCACACAACTTTATATGTTCATTAAGACTTGTTTATTATCACGCATGGATTAGCTACTTTTTGTCTGGCTCTAAACTCTATGatattttggtattttcatgctttttctGACTTGCGGTTAGAGTCTGCTCTGCTTGGCTGGATGCACACGAGCTCTGTATGAAGGTGCACGGTCCCTAGGTGCCTCTAACTACACATTCAACAGCGATTTCATGCCACACGTTGTCTCGGTCTTTAACAAGTAATCCACGCATCTGACAGTATTGTTcacttttatttccattttattgcCCTTTTGGTTGAGTTGTTTGTCTCTCATTTTCAGGAGAATAAAAAGCAATCTAATTAAAGCATTTTCCTTTAACCTTACTTAATCAGGCGAGTTTCACTGAGagtgctgctctgtttttcGAAATAACCGCAAGAAACTTTATCCAAAGCTGACTACTTTCACTGGAAAGTAACACTTACTTTACTAATtacagacagaaatacacatttatattgGAGAAACCGGGAAAAATACCAATTGACTGATGTGCCACGGCGCATCTCATTgagtttgaggtgtgtgaaccTGGAAGACACGTACGTACGATAGACTTTCAGCTGTAATTGCTGCCAATGACTGCAGACCTAAATAAGCATGCTAGTACTTAGTACAAGTACTTATGCAGATGAGATctattcattcttttttttttcttaaaatagaTTGTAGTCAATTATAGATTAGTGATGAGCCATTAGATTTGTACATCAGCGGCATGATTCATCCACTGGACTACCATCCATTTAGACGTTCGACCAGTCAACTACTAAGTGATTATGAGAGAAATGCTTTATTTTGCTTCTCCGTACATTGACTGTAATGACACTAAAAGTCTATGTACAGCAAAAGTAGAGGCTGCTGAGGTATGAACAGGGAGGAAAAGTTCCCCTCGACTGGCTTAAATCACGGCTGATGTTTCGACTTCTCTGGATCAATTTTCTCAGTTAGGAACCCTCCAAGTGAAAAGGGCTGTGGGGttaaaactgtgaaatattGGACAAAACGCTGAGGTAGGCTTTCAGAAATCTCTGACAGAGGCTTTAAACAATAGAGCTCCGTGCTTTAAactgaatgctaacatcagcatatGAACATGCTAATTTAATTGCATTAATGTGCGTTGTTTGTTCATGTTTAGCAGGTGCAGCACTTACCATGTTCAACATCTTATTTGAGcaggttagcatgttaacatttgtaAGTACAGCCGAGTCTGATGAGACTGTCACTACTAGTTTTGCTAGGGCTTATTAGACACATTTAAATTTTGACGTGATGATGTATCTAGATGAAAAGTCACCGAGGTGATTACAAATCTTGAGGTGTGAGCGTGAGTACCTCATTTTCTGGGAATCCATCCAATAACTGTTGAGATATGTTACTCAGGGGATCTTCAAAGTCATCAGGACTCATCCTCTGGCCAGCATTTATGTCTATACCAATTCCCACAGCTACATATCCAATATTTGTTATACTCCCTACACAGAAAGCCAATCTAAACCACGGCTAAGACAGCGAGCAACAAGTTGGAGCAGGTAGAGCTGAGAATCCAGTCAACATGTGGCTGGTAGGAACAGCAGAGATGAACGTTTGAAGCTGAAATAGCTCAGTGATTAAAGAGTGAGCTGTTGGTCAGATGAAGTGACGTGCATGGCTGAGTGTCGATTGTAGTTACTGTAGGTACTGTAGATAGCCGATATAGCAGAGACTTAATTGGAGCAAGGAATGGTGTGTTCGATCCCGTAGGTTGTGTTGGAGAGGGTGTGTGAAGAATCAGATAAGTGTGGAAGGCCTCATTATACACAGAACACATCAGCTTTGGTCCAATTAAAGCTGACAGTCACATAACCATGCTGGCTAACCATGCGGTGTTTgcgcgtgcatgcgtgtgtgcagACACGTTAATAGGTTGTGggtttattgtgtttatttgtgttgagCTTTTACACGATGCTGACACGACGAACATGAAATAATGATTATGTAATGTAGAAATGCAGGATCGTTGTGTCATGAAGTAGAATAATAATCTGTGCCATGCTACCGGCTGCATGAGTGACAGGTGAGGTCTGGATAAAATTAACAACATTGTGTCATTTGACAGTTTGTCATAACACTGTGTTCAATGATGACACTGAATTAAGTTTGCTGCTTCTTTTATCTATTTTACtttaacattatgtaactttttaacctcaaaataacagcttcaaactcATTTTGATGCTAcggtgtcttgtaatagggtgaatgctatctctgtctcagccactccgccccccatcacttgtttctgcaccatgtaacttcagtgagagggaagGTGTGCCTGATATCtgcataatgctgctttaaagaggtcctattgtgctttttgggtccacgccaaagggagtcactctctcccacagaaaacgctgctcctgcactgccgGAAACACCTGGTTTGTGTGttgagcctttacttctgtaacttatgtgcgtcactatgtaacaatcgttatataaatatatatttatatatatatttattatcaaatatATTCACTTCAGTTggtcagcagacatacagctgctactgctgtagcagcgttattttagatcacgCTACCTTGCTCAGCATGACCCGCTTGAGCttgaacagaggtgagatgtctcactctgtagctaaaacgtAGCGTTCAAGACACAGCGTGAGAagagatgctgcagcaatgcaccatatgagaaaaataatgttttttgaaaatgaaactatgtaaacctgttctactaggacccccaaataaaagtatgaacctgaaaattagcatgatatgacctctttaactaTTACATATATGAAGCCTTGAATAGTACTGATATAGCACCAcctaatataataataataaccaaaacaataagctgaaagaCAAACCATTATAGGGGGACGATAGAGTTTGGTGATTTAATATCTGTTGGTTTCACATTGTTAATAGACTTTCGGTCAGTAGGTGATTTGAGTGAGTATGCGGGCGGTTGCCATCCATCTCCATCTTGTTAGCAAAACGACCACAATCCTTGACCCTTGTTGACCTGTCATCCCCCCCTCAATTCCCAAGTAGCAGAGAGAAAGCAAGGAGCAGAGGGGTTATTGACTtattgatcctttatctgactgaggtttgttaAATTATCAGCAGCCTAACTGTGTTGGGTATTGATCAATCCATGGTGCCGTCACACACGTGCCTTTTTCTCTCAGTCCAGTCCCCTGTAACATCCTCTAATACACTAAATAGTAGAGTTTATGCAGTTTTCTATAAAATCTAAATTTTATACAATATTATAGCGCTAAATACTCTCTCTCTAATCTATAGACTTGTGTCAGCTTCACGATAAAGCGTATTAAATTGTTAAAAcgtatattattataataatatattaattttcATAGATGTGGTCATTTGCTTCCCAGCCAGGTtgattttttgtacttttttgtttgtcatgtCTCTTAATATTTCCTCCATGTGGGTGGCtcaaataaaaatctgtctccatgttttttttgtggtatTAAATTTGACTTAGAGACACACTGAGTGGTT
It encodes the following:
- the LOC141017449 gene encoding C2 calcium-dependent domain-containing protein 4C-like, which produces MWLLEKLRSSVESSGTKSQPPQTTEAIPVSVYANVLTPDKIPDFFIPPKLICCPPEESLTPEPQHLSTLRPSSSDHAICSQSPRARSSKNPCSPRLFSRMVGDTRNLQKSANRHIIQIESADEPASVDRVSTDVNTNADPQSQTAMSLPYVPKAQTSYGFSTLVESPHTRRKESLFHSDPNSPFTSPNSQRRSQGGTLLAPADPNPYRYFSGGESDTCSSADSSPFNSPLLSRSASLLRSITQQTQAKVSRAKRSLARHSSLSTDDCSSADNSPNMQRRRNRCPPSPAFRGCKSSGSRGAASDVLQREHTINLHKGGTLRLSTHYDPEAARLRVRVLAAEALYDRQTDLKSINCCVALYLKPGKQQKQRSTIIKNSRNPVFNEDFFFDALPKAQVKSLAMKIKVVNKGTSLRRDVLLGEREVLLSELLAGL